GATAAATCCCACCAGGGCCATCGCAAAGGCCAGTTCGATGCCGGTCAGAAACAGGATGAGGACGGTAGATAGTCCGATAATGCCAATCGTAACCTCACTCATAGCTGCCTCCAATAACCTGAAGGATTTGGGCTATGAGAATGAGGCACTGAACCAGGGCGCAGAATCCCAATCCAAAAGCCATTGGGTAGAACGGCAGTTGCAGCGTCAGAGAAACCTCCCCTGTTCGGTAAAAGTCCATCCCCATTTTGATGAGATTCCAGCAGAGGATGGAAAAAAGCCCGATTCCGAGCAGCCGGGTGGTGATGTTTACTGTATTCCGCACGGCTTCGGGAAACTTTG
The DNA window shown above is from Syntrophobacterales bacterium and carries:
- a CDS encoding TRAP transporter small permease; its protein translation is MQSIINKVQGLGKFLDIFAGIAITFIMLLTVLDVILRSFRMPVVGTYELVAFSGAVVIGFAVPLTTLLKGHVLVDFFVAKFPEAVRNTVNITTRLLGIGLFSILCWNLIKMGMDFYRTGEVSLTLQLPFYPMAFGLGFCALVQCLILIAQILQVIGGSYE